From Impatiens glandulifera chromosome 7, dImpGla2.1, whole genome shotgun sequence:
aattaaaagttaaacatctcttatttaataaaaccaattatataactaattaaaatttaaatttaaacctGAGAAACCATGTCTAGAAGTGACTGAGCTAATAATTCCCAAAGGCAACAACAATCATTGTTTGATGGTTCTGGAATGCACCTTCCCATAAATGTAAGGACCATTCTACCTGATGGCAAAATTTCATGGGATCTTTTGTTAAGAAATGAGGAGAAGTCCTTATAAAACTGATTCTTATAAGCCTCAAACACATTAGGAAGACAATCTTTTGCAATGTAAATATGTCCTTTGTTTTCTAGATTTTTCGGCACCTGTATCAATCaatataaaaatgtgaaaacaaattaagttaattaattactgGTTATATCTTTTAACAttgaaatcataattaattttgtcaAAAACAAACCTGGGAGAGCCAATGAAGGCTACTAGAAGAGTGTACAAAATGCAAGCTTTTGCTTGGTTGCAACCTCTCATATAATGATGCAGCCACTCCAGAGATGAAACATTTTTGACTAAATTCATATCCATGTTTCTCTTGTAGCCGGTCAAGGAAGGATGGAAGTGTACTAAAAATGCTGTTGAAGTCATTTTTGTGCAAATCGTTCAACACGATCGATATCTCTAGAgcttggttttggttttggttttggttggaCAAATTGTTAATAGTATCAATAACTTCCGACATAAATAGAAACGTATTGGGACCGGAGGCACATCCAATATCTGCAATCTTAAAACTCTCCAATACTTCAAATGGTATGAAATGATTAGTAAACATGTCCTTGATTGTATCCTTCACAGTGGACATTGTCATACTGAGCCACCTCATCTAAATCAAATGGAGAGAAGAGAATAATCAATCTCTTTTGTTTGTTTAGATAATATCTGTATCTTATATTTTCAGATTTCTTTAGAAGACCATGAATGGTTAGAAATGATATAAAGATcacttctaaaaaaaataaaaataaagaatgtgATGGCCaaaataacaacaataataatacagCAGTGATTTCCCCATGCCATGATATGTGTTACTTTTGTGAGGTGGTTATTTGATATGTAATGTtcttattaaaaatgtaaaaaaaaaaaaaaatcaattttttactcATGATTTAATTGCAATGTTGATCTGAAATATGTAAATGGAAAATAAGAGATATAAACCTGAATAGTAGAATTCTTTGCGTAGCTCTTTTCTCCATCACCATGATTCATGTGAAGAATGTTTATGGTAGACATctgattctctctctctctaaacttTATCTCAAAGAGCTTTCATATAAGGTTCAGCTTGATTCCCTTTGCTCatacatttatatacataataaacaaaacaaaaaaaaactatacaATTGTATTCTTATCTGGCTAAATTAAACTTTGAAATCTTGAATAAAAGGATCAGtatcataaaaaaaagatggaggtttatatatatatatatatatatatatatatatatatatatatatatatatatatatatatatatatatatatatataataaatatataataaaaaatggttgGAATTGTCAAATTGGTGTCTTCATTCAGCATAATTGAAatttggaatattttttttaaacatcatAAATTTGATCTCTTTAGtgtaaaaattatacaaaacaagattttgttttcagtgtttcaaacattattaacatattacttacttgacatttataaataaattaaagataaattcactaatttaattataaaattatagcCCATTAAaggttttaataatatattgagcaaaaatagataatatttatattaaggtGTAATCTTAAAGTTAGTACAAAGTTTAGGGGAAATATCAAGTTTCCTTCATTAAAAGTTATTTGTTGAgataatcttgtttgatttgaagttaagaaaaataattttaagtaataaacaatttcattaatGTGGAAATTAGTTTATCACTTTTCTTATATatctcttaaattttattttggtgaGTGGACTATTTCGATGCTTGATTACTCTTGGGAGTTGTTTAAGGAACTGGTTTTGGATTTTTCCTAAAAACCCATGtttgataaaactaaaaaaacagttttttttttaaattattatgaccAAAATATCCTTAATAaagtatgtttttttattaatactaatttttcttaatataaaataaaatatttaagtaaagagtaattttggtattttaattattaaaatgattaattagatTGGGAATGTGATTGTTGAGTTTTGGGACAAAAACTGAGTTTTATCtcaataactaattatttaatgtatgaactaataaaagttcatttaaacgCATGTACTATTAAAAATTGGTAATTTAGTCTCTATTAATAacatagataattttttaattttttttatatatttattaattaaataataattttttctcatttCCAATAAAGTTACCAATTGTGAATCAATCTGTATTCTCAATAATGCATAATATGTTTCATCGAATCTTTCAATGCCATGTTCTATATTGTTCTCGTCTGTCATCGTTTCAAATATTTCAATCTAGACTTGCAACTCTGATACCAATGGTTAGAATTTGGGTGCCGAAATCCAATCTGTTTGAAACGatttataaaaacacaaaagacacatatttatagtggttcactcaaaagaGATACATTCACTTTATCGATCACCAGATTTcatcatgaagaagaagaatatagagtttttgcctcacactctttatctctaaaattatattattttttttgtaaaacccttacaatatatatatatatatatatatatatatatatatatatatatatatatatatatatatatgataaaaaaaaattaaataattaaacttatatagGGTTTATTATAAGTCTAAACTTAATAACTCAACCGTttaaaaaacaagaatattgaCCTAATCACTAAACA
This genomic window contains:
- the LOC124909967 gene encoding probable jasmonic acid carboxyl methyltransferase 2; the encoded protein is MSTVKDTIKDMFTNHFIPFEVLESFKIADIGCASGPNTFLFMSEVIDTINNLSNQNQNQNQALEISIVLNDLHKNDFNSIFSTLPSFLDRLQEKHGYEFSQKCFISGVAASLYERLQPSKSLHFVHSSSSLHWLSQVPKNLENKGHIYIAKDCLPNVFEAYKNQFYKDFSSFLNKRSHEILPSGRMVLTFMGRCIPEPSNNDCCCLWELLAQSLLDMVSQGLIKKEDVDSFNLPLYTPYHEEVKEIIVKEMSFELEKIVIFKDNWDQDDSDDKKKSGQDIADCIRAVTEQMLVTHFGELFLNNVFKRYAERIANHLKTEKTKFINLTVSLRKK